One Acidobacteriota bacterium DNA window includes the following coding sequences:
- the deoC gene encoding deoxyribose-phosphate aldolase — translation MDGAECSPHHIACALQAGASRIGLGWGQTAAASAEVGKYIDHTLLKPEATRAEIEKLCDEARTFGFASVCVNPTWVKDCAFRLHGSPVKTCTVIGFPLGATTTDVKAFETRRAIFDGATEIDMVINIGALKSGNDDLVKRDIAAVVEAAHEACAIVKVIIETALLTDDEKVRASVLAKEAGADFVKTSTGFSKGGATVADIELMRKAVGAELGVKAAGGVKDLASAKEMIAAGATRIGASAGVKIVQESKGVKVASSGTPGNY, via the coding sequence ATGGATGGTGCGGAATGCAGTCCGCACCATATCGCCTGTGCGTTGCAAGCTGGCGCTTCGCGCATCGGTTTGGGCTGGGGACAAACCGCAGCGGCCAGCGCAGAGGTCGGCAAATACATTGATCACACCTTACTGAAACCCGAAGCCACGCGCGCTGAAATCGAAAAGCTCTGCGACGAAGCGCGTACCTTCGGTTTTGCCTCGGTGTGTGTGAATCCGACCTGGGTCAAAGACTGCGCGTTTCGACTGCATGGCTCTCCGGTCAAAACCTGCACGGTAATCGGGTTTCCGCTCGGCGCAACGACCACTGACGTGAAAGCCTTTGAAACGCGCCGGGCGATTTTTGACGGCGCGACGGAAATTGACATGGTCATCAACATCGGCGCGCTGAAATCCGGCAACGACGACCTGGTCAAACGCGACATCGCCGCCGTCGTCGAAGCCGCCCACGAAGCCTGCGCCATTGTCAAAGTCATTATCGAAACGGCGCTGCTGACCGACGACGAAAAAGTCCGCGCCAGCGTTCTGGCCAAAGAAGCCGGAGCCGATTTCGTCAAAACCTCCACCGGCTTCAGCAAAGGCGGCGCGACAGTCGCCGACATTGAATTGATGCGAAAAGCCGTGGGCGCGGAACTCGGCGTCAAAGCGGCGGGCGGCGTCAAGGATTTGGCTTCGGCCAAGGAAATGATCGCCGCCGGAGCAACACGCATCGGCGCCAGCGCAGGCGTCAAAATCGTTCAGGAGTCCAAAGGGGTGAAAGTCGCCAGTAGCGGCACACCCGGCAATTACTGA
- a CDS encoding carbohydrate-binding family 9-like protein, whose amino-acid sequence MATSEITAHLSLSPELTTNFTHECWQRAQPLTIHRNWQGDATAPELHTTARVLWSEAEILFGFECGYTELDVDHVFDVNQERHALWDRDVCEAFIRSPIEPHERYYREFEVAPTGQWCDLLVDRSVMWHDWEWKSGMRTAAEILEAEKRWRVAMAIPFSAFGCTPNAGHIWYCNLFRISRLNGERQYLAYSPTLTEKPNFHVAEKFVPLRFV is encoded by the coding sequence ATGGCAACTTCTGAGATTACCGCGCATCTTTCTCTTTCGCCGGAACTGACGACCAATTTTACTCATGAATGCTGGCAACGCGCCCAGCCGTTGACCATCCATCGCAATTGGCAAGGCGACGCTACCGCGCCAGAACTTCACACAACGGCAAGAGTGTTATGGAGCGAGGCCGAAATTCTGTTTGGCTTTGAATGCGGCTACACCGAATTGGACGTGGATCATGTTTTCGACGTGAATCAGGAACGGCATGCGCTGTGGGATCGGGACGTGTGCGAAGCCTTCATTCGCTCGCCGATTGAACCGCACGAACGGTATTACCGCGAATTTGAAGTCGCGCCGACGGGCCAATGGTGCGATTTGCTGGTGGATCGTTCGGTGATGTGGCACGACTGGGAATGGAAAAGCGGAATGCGAACCGCCGCCGAAATCCTGGAAGCCGAAAAGCGCTGGCGCGTCGCGATGGCAATTCCCTTTTCGGCGTTTGGCTGCACACCGAATGCGGGCCACATCTGGTACTGCAATCTGTTTCGCATCAGCCGATTGAACGGCGAACGGCAATATCTCGCCTATTCTCCCACCTTGACGGAAAAACCCAATTTTCATGTTGCGGAAAAGTTTGTCCCGCTGCGGTTTGTCTGA
- a CDS encoding DUF2934 domain-containing protein produces MATRTTTKKKVADEPELLVPSVPLSPEELQTKIAARAFEIYLARNGSPGDATSDWLMAEHEICGALTASTPYADNVVPITSVKSKTKRTSSTKSTPRRSSTPKTTSQTRTRKQKEAKE; encoded by the coding sequence ATGGCAACCCGAACTACTACCAAAAAGAAAGTGGCAGATGAACCTGAATTGCTGGTGCCGTCTGTGCCGTTATCGCCCGAAGAATTGCAGACCAAAATCGCGGCCCGAGCCTTTGAAATCTATCTGGCTCGCAATGGTTCCCCCGGTGACGCAACCAGCGATTGGTTGATGGCGGAACATGAAATTTGCGGTGCATTGACCGCTTCCACTCCCTATGCCGACAACGTCGTCCCGATTACCTCCGTAAAATCCAAAACCAAACGAACCTCGTCAACGAAATCAACCCCGCGTCGTTCATCAACGCCGAAAACGACCAGTCAAACCCGCACCCGCAAACAGAAAGAAGCAAAAGAATAG